From Megalobrama amblycephala isolate DHTTF-2021 linkage group LG8, ASM1881202v1, whole genome shotgun sequence, the proteins below share one genomic window:
- the cyth4b gene encoding cytohesin 4b, with product MTECCHTDLTAEEQMEIERLKMHKQVLLEDIEKLKNQIENVMADIQDFKSAEDNKMLEREKRFSSGKKKFNMDPKKGIKYLVDNEILEWKPDRVAEFLYKEEGLNKTAIGDFLGEREEMHLQILKAFVELHEFSDLNLVQALRQFLWSFRLPGEAQKIDRMMEAFATRYCNCNVNVFQSTDTCYILSFAIIMLNTSLHNPNVKDKTPLERFISMNRGINNGDDLPDDLLTNLYNSIRNEPFKIPEDDGNDLTHTFFNPDREGWLLKLGGRVKTWKRRWFILTDNCLYYFEYTTDKEPRGIIPLENLSVKEVVFPRKPYCLELYNPNSRGQKIKACKTETDGRVVEGKHQSYTICAASAEERDEWIESIRASITKDPFYDLVSVRKKKVINKVPEK from the exons AAACTGAAGAACCAGATTGAAAACGTCATGGCAGATATTCAGGATTTCAAGTCAGCAGAAGACAA TAAGATGCTGGAGAGGGAGAAACGCTTCTCTAGTGGCAAGAAGAAGTTCAACATGGATCCTAAAAAG GGAATCAAGTATCTGGTTGACAACGAAATTCTGGAATGGAAACCAGACCGAGTGGCAGAGTTTCTGTATAAAGAGGAAGGACTGAATAAGACAGCCATCGGAGACTTCCTGGGAGAGAG GGAGGAGATGCACCTGCAGATCCTCAAGGCGTTTGTGGAGCTGCACGAGTTTTCAGATCTGAACCTGGTTCAGGCGTTACG GCAGTTCTTGTGGAGTTTCCGTCTGCCGGGTGAAGCACAGAAGATCGACCGCATGATGGAGGCTTTCGCTACACGTTACTGTAACTGCAACGTCAACGTCTTCCAGTCCACAG ACACATGTTACATCCTGTCGTTTGCCATCATCATGTTGAACACGAGTCTGCACAACCCCAACGTGAAGGACAAGACCCCGCTGGAGAGATTCATCAGCATGAACCGCGGGATCAACAACGGAGACGACCTGCCCGACGACCTCCTGACG AATCTGTACAACAGTATACGGAACGAACCCTTCAAAATCCCAGAGGATGATGGGAATGATCTCACGCACACCTTCTTCAACCCTGACCGAGAGGGCTGGCTGCTCAAACTGG GCGGCCGTGTGAAGACGTGGAAGAGACGATGGTTCATCCTCACTGATAACTGCCtgtattattttgaatataCCACA GACAAAGAGCCGCGCGGGATCATTCCTCTGGAGAATTTGAGCGTGAAGGAAGTAGTCTTTCCCCGGAAACCG TATTGTTTAGAGCTGTATAACCCCAACAGTCGGGGTCAGAAGATCAAAGCGTGTAAGACGGAGACCGATGGCCGTGTGGTGGAGGGGAAACATCAGTCGTACACCATCTGCGCCGCTTCGGCCGAGGAGAGAGACGAGTGGATCGAGTCCATCAG ggCCAGCATTACAAAAGATCCCTTCTATGACCTAGTGTCCGTCCGGAAGAAGAAAGTCATCAACAAAGTCCCAGAGAAATGA